A part of Desulfotomaculum nigrificans DSM 574 genomic DNA contains:
- the trxB gene encoding thioredoxin-disulfide reductase has translation MQEKELVIIGGGPAGYTAGLYAARADINAILFERGMPGGQAATTEWLENYPGFPGGIGGIDLAMKMDEQARSFGLEVVTADVEKLERAGEVFIVHTTQGPVQTKAVILATGASPQVLGVKGESKFHGRGVSYCATCDGAFFRDKTVAVVGGGDAAVEEALFLTKFAAKVYLIHRRGELRATKLIQKRAMDNPKIEFLWHSVVEEIVGDQKVEAVKVNQVPSGELQTVAVDGVFIYVGTRANSGLVQDLVQTDERGYIITDEQMATSIPGLFIAGDVRRKPLRQVVTAVADGAIAAMEVEKYLALKE, from the coding sequence ATGCAAGAGAAGGAACTGGTGATAATTGGCGGCGGTCCTGCAGGCTATACAGCGGGCCTCTATGCAGCAAGGGCAGATATAAATGCGATCCTCTTTGAACGGGGGATGCCCGGCGGCCAAGCTGCCACCACCGAATGGCTGGAAAATTACCCTGGTTTTCCTGGTGGCATTGGTGGCATTGATCTAGCCATGAAAATGGATGAGCAAGCCCGCTCCTTTGGTCTGGAAGTAGTGACAGCCGATGTGGAAAAGCTGGAGCGGGCTGGGGAAGTGTTTATTGTTCACACCACCCAGGGGCCAGTGCAGACCAAAGCAGTCATTTTGGCCACCGGTGCCAGCCCGCAGGTTCTCGGTGTGAAAGGCGAGAGCAAATTCCACGGGCGGGGAGTTTCCTACTGTGCCACCTGCGACGGTGCTTTCTTCCGAGATAAAACCGTAGCGGTGGTGGGTGGCGGCGATGCCGCTGTGGAGGAAGCCCTGTTTTTAACCAAGTTTGCTGCCAAAGTCTATCTCATCCACCGCCGGGGGGAATTAAGAGCTACCAAGTTGATTCAAAAGCGGGCAATGGATAACCCCAAAATCGAATTCCTCTGGCATTCAGTGGTGGAAGAAATCGTAGGAGACCAGAAGGTCGAGGCCGTGAAAGTGAACCAGGTACCAAGCGGCGAATTGCAGACCGTAGCTGTGGATGGCGTGTTTATCTATGTGGGCACCAGAGCCAACTCCGGCCTGGTACAAGATTTGGTGCAGACCGATGAGCGGGGCTATATTATCACTGATGAGCAAATGGCCACCAGTATCCCCGGATTGTTCATCGCTGGTGATGTACGCCGCAAGCCCCTGCGCCAAGTGGTTACCGCTGTGGCCGATGGTGCCATTGCTGCAATGGAAGTGGAAAAGTATCTGGCCCTCAAGGAGTAA
- a CDS encoding D-Ala-D-Ala carboxypeptidase family metallohydrolase, giving the protein MIVNSGYRCPAHNWAVGGVPNSYHIRGTAADIRVPGLTL; this is encoded by the coding sequence GTGATTGTTAACTCCGGCTACCGCTGCCCGGCCCACAACTGGGCGGTGGGTGGTGTCCCTAATTCGTATCATATAAGGGGTACGGCCGCCGACATCAGGGTGCCGGGGCTCACGCTGTAG
- a CDS encoding helix-turn-helix transcriptional regulator encodes MAKLITNLKKYRIQANLSQDELARLVGVRRETIVHLEAGRYNPSLKLAYDIAKIFNVSIEEIFTFTDDT; translated from the coding sequence ATGGCAAAGTTAATAACAAATTTAAAAAAATATCGCATTCAGGCAAATCTATCCCAAGATGAATTAGCTAGACTGGTAGGTGTAAGACGAGAGACAATAGTACATTTGGAAGCCGGAAGATATAATCCTTCTCTTAAGTTGGCTTATGATATTGCAAAAATATTTAATGTATCTATTGAAGAAATATTTACTTTTACTGATGATACTTAA